One Coffea arabica cultivar ET-39 chromosome 5c, Coffea Arabica ET-39 HiFi, whole genome shotgun sequence DNA window includes the following coding sequences:
- the LOC113690046 gene encoding uncharacterized protein yields the protein MCRRIFFAFLLFLCVSYSGEAQTTPHAPAPAPKFTNVSPAPSKTPVPAASPASPHASPVPSPSPKIPPTIPAASPQTSPSASPVQSPAASPRTSPSASPVQSPAASAPLSPAPTPSSSASAPVPSPSPSAESPVNAPAVSPPASSPSGSPASSPVPATAEVPSAGASVPSTSATPAESPAMFPSSSSQPSRSPAGTSLAPESPVADESSATSIHGGLIVLAGLALSAGFVI from the coding sequence ATGTGCAGACggattttctttgcttttttatTATTCTTGTGTGTGTCGTATTCCGGTGAGGCACAGACGACCCCTCATGCTCCTGCACCGGCACCCAAGTTCACCAATGTGTCTCCGGCACCCTCAAAAACTCCCGTGCCCGCAGCTTCTCCGGCTAGCCCTCATGCATCCCCGGTTCCTTCTCCATCTCCGAAGATTCCTCCGACAATCCCTGCGGCTTCTCCCCAAACCAGCCCGTCTGCTTCCCCGGTACAGTCTCCGGCAGCTTCTCCCAGAACCAGCCCGTCTGCTTCTCCGGTACAGTCTCCGGCAGCGAGCGCTCCACTTTCTCCAGCGCCCACTCCGTCGTCCAGTGCGTCTGCACCGGTCCCATCTCCTTCTCCGTCGGCCGAATCCCCGGTGAATGCTCCGGCAGTGTCACCGCCTGCATCATCTCCATCTGGAAGCCCGGCGAGTTCTCCAGTTCCGGCCACTGCAGAGGTTCCATCCGCCGGTGCCAGTGTTCCTTCCACTTCTGCGACACCGGCAGAGTCACCGGCGATGTTCCCTTCGAGCAGCAGCCAGCCAAGTCGCTCACCGGCTGGGACGAGTTTGGCACCGGAAAGCCCAGTTGCTGATGAATCGAGTGCGACCTCCATTCATGGGGGCCTAATTGTTCTTGCTGGGCTTGCTCTATCCGCCGGTTTTGTCATCTAA